AACTACGCTGACTTGTCACATCACGCGAATCAAAAAAATCGTCGCGCCGCGCCGGGCGGGGCGCAGCCTGCTCATTTTCCGCTTGACCCCGAAACCGTCTTTAGAGATGTTCCGTTATTTCCGGCTGTTCCATAATCTCTCTTTTGCTTTCGAGGAAGCTCAATTGATACAGCCGGGATAGCGTTATGCTTCAGCTTAATTCCCAAATCCACGGTTAAGCAGTTGAAAACACAGTTTCGACCAATAGCAGCAGGGGGGGTTGTCAGCCTGGCTATTCACCCAGGGAGTGAAATTGCGCCGCCGTACAGCAGACTGCCAGTCTGCTGTAGACGCGGCCAGTGGGCTATGTGCCGAGACTACAGCAGACTGGCAGTCTGCTGTACGGTTTTAGCCGCGGATTCAGCCTAATTGCTCGGGCGCTTCGGTCACCTTGGCCAGGTAATGCGCCGATTCTGGCGCAGAAAAATCAAAGTACACATCGCGCGCTTGCGCGCACGCCGTGCAATGCAGCGGCACCAGCAGCAGCCGGTTCCCATCGAAAATCACCGTTTCGCGCACGGCGTTTGAAGCTGGCAGCAGATAGCCGCCGCCGCACTCGCAACGCAAGCCCGCCACGCGCGCGGCCAACGCCGGTTCATCGGCGACCCGCAACGGGCTGGCTGGTTCGCTGCCCGGCAGCGTGATGCTCAGGCGCGGTTCGGCTGGGGGCGGCGTGCGGCGCGCCTGCCAGGTTTTGTAGGTGACAAAGCCAAGCAACGGCAGCGAGAGCAGCAACGCGCCCAAAAAGATCAGGCTACCCAGACCCAGCGGATTGGCGAGCGCGCCGAACGCCAGCGGCTGATTGGCCAGGCGAAAATTGCCCGCATCCTCGATATGTTCAATATCCGCCGCCAGCCGCGCGGATTCGTTGGCGCTGACATAGCCACGCAGCGTGCGCAGCCGGTAAACCAGCTTGAGCGTCCGGCCTTCGCGCGCGCGGCGAAAGTCGAATTGCAGGGCGCTGTTGGCGACGGAACCAGCATCCGGCGCGACGTTGAGCGGCCAGGGCGTGCGGATTTCGATTTGCTGTTCGACATCAAACGGATAGCTCAACACCACCGGCTTTTTGGCGTCGGCCTGGATGACCGGGAGTTCCGGCGTCAGGCGGTCGGCGTTGAAAGCGCGTGCGCCCTCACGCCAGAAACGGGCACACTCATAACGTTCGATCACGACGACGATGTTGTTGGCGGCGTCATCGCTGATGGTGGGTTTGTCTGCGGGGGTGATGCTGTGGTCGCGGGCGTGCAGCAAGGTCAGCCGCTCTTTGACCAAATCTTTGAGCGTGTTTTTGGCCAGATAATCGCGCATCGCGTCGGCCTCGCTGCCGCGATAGGTATAGACGATTTCCAGCCGCGCCGAGCGATTGTCGCCATTGACCGTGTAAATCTCTTTGATCGTTTTCAGCGGGCGCGCGGGCGCGGGCAAGGGAATCTCTTCGAGCGCCGTGGCCTCGGGGCGCACAACCAGCGCGCGTCCGAAGTCGGGGTTGGCATGTTGCGCCAATCCGCCGCGTTGCAAGCTAACCGTCGGGTCGAACCAATACGCGCGGCCCTGCCAGCGCACCTGGGTGATGACGTGATCGAAGACAAAAGGCGAGGGCGGCAACGCCTGCACACGGTCATGCAAATCGGTGTTGACCAGCGCGGGGTAAGCTTCGATGCCCAACTCGCGCAGCACCGTGGCGAGCAATAACGCCTTGTCTTTGCAATCGCCGTAACGCCGCTCCAACACTTGCCCGGGTTGATGTGGCTGATGCGAATGCGGCCCCAGTTCGATGCCCAAGTAGCGAATCTCATCCTGAATGAAGCGCAGCGCGGCCAGCATCTGCGCTTCGGGTTGCGGCGCGCTCTGCCGCCACTTTTCGATTTGCTGGCGCAACGCCGCTGGCAGCGGGCCTTGCAAGCGATAGAGCGGCGCGGCCCAGGCGGCGATCTCCTGCCAGCTTTTGAACTCGGTCACATAGAGCGTCGGATACTCTTCCGCCGCCGGTGTCGTGTCGGTGTCGAAATCGGGCGCGGGCAGATTCGTGCGTTCCCAAACGTATTCGATGTGGTCGCCGTGGTGTTGTTCTTGCGGTTTGAGTTCCAGATTGCGCACCTGCTGTTGCAAGACACGCCCCGCCGGCCAGAGCAAACGATAACGCAGCCGCGCGACCGGCTCACTCTCGACCAGATAATTCACATCGGCAAAGCGCCCGGCCAAAATCGGGTTGGCGCCATTCACCGAATAGTCGTACTCCACCACATCGCCGACGCGCACGTCATTCAAAATCGCCAGCGCCGCCAGCGTGCCGTTAAAGAGGCGCTGCTCCATCTCGTCCTCTTTTTGCAGCAGCCGGATTTCACCAGGCTTGAATGCGTTGATGATTTGAGTGCCGCGCCGGATTTGAATGTGATGGATGACCAGTCGCTGATAGCTGGGATCGAACTCCAATTCGAGTTGCGAGACGTGTTCGACGCCGGGCTGGGCGATGACTTCGTGAATGTGGTGGTAGTAACGTTCGGTGGTGGCGTTGGTCACGCGCACTTGCTGGTCGGAAAGCAAATACACCACACCGTCGCGGGCCTCGGCGCGTTGTTCGGCAGAGGTTGTCGCCAACGGCTCCTGGCGAATCCAGGTAGGCGGAGGGGCGAGCGTGAAGTAATTTGTGCCGCGTGTCAGCGCGCTTGTTTGAAGCGCCAGCAGACTCAGCCCGAGCAAAGCGATAAACCGGTTCAATTTGCAGAAACGAAGGAACTGCATACTGCTCAAATAGAGATAAACAACCCGCGTGGTGAACTTCAGACCGAACGGCCAGCCTGGTGCTGCCACAGACCCATACGTTTGGTATGGCGGTCTACAACACTGTGGGCACGATCTTATGTGTTGATCTGGCAGCGGTCAAACTCAACCATTGACTGCTACCAGCAAAGCCTGCCAACACTTATGTGGTGTAACAAAGACACGTTTAGAAGATTAGAAGGAGGGAGGGAAGCGATGAAAAATTCCTACCATCAAGCAGATTATCGAACGAGCACACGCGCGGATAAGCCGCGAAGGCCGTCACCCAAAGTAGTGCCCTTGCCGAATGCCGGCGCGGTGCAGCTTGCAACATACAATCCGCAAAGCCGTCCAAGACTATGGCAACGCCTCGGCGCTGAACTGATCAATCGTCTCACGCCGTTGCTAATCGTTTGCCCCGTGTTCGCGTTTCCGCTGCTGTTAGTCAGAGGCGATGAATACATCCTGCTTTTTTGCCTGCTGGGGGTCGGCGCTTGGCACCTGTTTTGTGACGGTTCACCCCGCCTGCCAAGTCCCGGGAAATGGCTCTTTCGATTGCGCGTGGTCTCGGTGTTTGGGCACACTTGCCCGGTCTGGCGCAAAGCGCTGCGCCGTGGCGGTACGGCCTGCACGCAAATGTTTTATTGCCTGATTCTGGCGCTTGGATTGCCTAGCGGGATAGTGGAACAGCAAGCCCACGCGCTGGCGCACAAACTGCTTTATCCGTTCGCACTGCTGAGTTATCAGCCCGGCATGGCGGCGCTGTTGATGGTGCTGGCGTTGTTGCACGACGCCGTGTCGTTGCTGTTCGTTGCCTTGAGTTCCGATGGCAGCCGGTTTGGCGATTGGCTCGCGGGCACGCGCGTCATCACCAAAGCCGGTGCCGAAGAACTACGGAAACCGCCGCAGCGATAAATCTGAATCGCTGCACGAAAGGAATTTATGAATTTCCCGCCCTTCCAACAAATCTGCGCGCCGCAGCACTTGCAAACGGCCTGGCATCAATTGCGCCCCGAATTGCTTTCCGCCCAAACGGCAGCAGCACGCGCCGAATATGAACGCACGCTGGGCGGTAATTTGAATAGCCTGGCAAGCCGTCTCGAGCGCGGCCAGTACTGCGCCAGTTCACCTGGCGCTTCGGTGATAGCGCGCCTCGAAGACGCCCTTGTGCAACGTGCCGTGCTCAATGCCTTGGCTCCGTTGCTGGCGCGCAAGCCCGGCTATGCGGTGCGCGATGCGCAGGTGGCGCTCAACCGCTTGCGCGCCTGCGATGCGCACGGGTATCGCTTTGTTGCGGCCACCGCAATTGCCGCTTTCCCGCAACAACTCGATCAAACGCTGCTGTTGCATCGGCTGGCCGCGCAACTTTCCGACGCGCCCTTGCTCGACCTGCTTGAACAATGGTGCGAAACCGGCTTGCTCTTTGCCGCAGCGCGGGAACCGGATTCAGCATCCTCAGCCGCTTCCTTCCAACGTCCCTGCGAATGGGTGATGCAGTTGGCGCAAAGTCTCTTCGCGCGCTGGTTGCCGGGGGCAGCGTTCAACGAGGAACCATTAGCCGCGCAAGCTTGGCAGGCAGCGACGGCCCAACACCCGGGCGAGCAACACTGTTGGCGGCCAGCCGCCGTGCAATCGTTGGCGCGCGTGGCAGCGCTGGCGGGTGTGACGGCTACGCTGGTCTTGCTCTCTTCCGCGCGCGCGCGCCGCCACCCGCTCGGCCAATGTCTGGCCGCGCTAGGTGCGGTCACCGGGATTGCTTCAGGTTTGGCGTGGTATGCCAGCTCGAATGCGTGGGCCTGGCCGCCTGCTGCAACCAGCCTCGCGCCGCAAACGCAGGCGGCTTTGGAAGAAGTGCTGGCCAATACTTTGCTACAGGATTTTGACTTGGCGATCACCCGCGTGGGCTGGCCGCTGGTGCGAGTGGCCGGCAGTTTTGCCATCGCCGCGCGCAACGAACAGAGCGCCCGCGCCGCGCTGCATTTGGCTGGGCAGGCGCTCTGGCCGATGGGCTGGCAATGCGCGCCGGAACATACCTTTCTGGCCTGTTTCGAGGAAGCCGAACGGGAACTGAGCAGTCATTTTTCCGGCTGAAAGTGAGATGGTGCAGCAACGCCATTCGAGTGTGGGACAGCCGTTACTCGGCCCACACCCGAATAGCGTAAGGCTTACGGTCATCGTGCGGAATGTCCGGCCTGACTTGTGCCGCGCGCGTACCGCAGTTGGTTACGACCAGGATTAAATGATCTATGTCATTCAAGTCGAGTAGCGTTACTTGCGCGCTCAGCAAGGTTGCGGTGATTGGATTGGTAGCAGTGGCTGGACGCAACGGAATGACGAGGCCGCATCGCTTCTCGTTGGTCGCCATTGCCACTTCGGCTTTGAGCCACGATTGTTCGCCCGCTTCGAGCGTTTCAAGCTCCAGCCGCAACTGCCGCACGCCCGCATTCAAGTAAAAGCGATAATACCGGCACGCCAGATGATCGAGGGTGTCGCCCGTCGCGGCCTGCTCACCGGTGCCCAAGACAAAGCTTTCCGATACCGCCCGCTCGCCAAAACGCGCAAATAATTCCGGTGCATGAG
The DNA window shown above is from Acidobacteriota bacterium and carries:
- a CDS encoding DUF3857 domain-containing protein, producing the protein MAAPGWPFGLKFTTRVVYLYLSSMQFLRFCKLNRFIALLGLSLLALQTSALTRGTNYFTLAPPPTWIRQEPLATTSAEQRAEARDGVVYLLSDQQVRVTNATTERYYHHIHEVIAQPGVEHVSQLELEFDPSYQRLVIHHIQIRRGTQIINAFKPGEIRLLQKEDEMEQRLFNGTLAALAILNDVRVGDVVEYDYSVNGANPILAGRFADVNYLVESEPVARLRYRLLWPAGRVLQQQVRNLELKPQEQHHGDHIEYVWERTNLPAPDFDTDTTPAAEEYPTLYVTEFKSWQEIAAWAAPLYRLQGPLPAALRQQIEKWRQSAPQPEAQMLAALRFIQDEIRYLGIELGPHSHQPHQPGQVLERRYGDCKDKALLLATVLRELGIEAYPALVNTDLHDRVQALPPSPFVFDHVITQVRWQGRAYWFDPTVSLQRGGLAQHANPDFGRALVVRPEATALEEIPLPAPARPLKTIKEIYTVNGDNRSARLEIVYTYRGSEADAMRDYLAKNTLKDLVKERLTLLHARDHSITPADKPTISDDAANNIVVVIERYECARFWREGARAFNADRLTPELPVIQADAKKPVVLSYPFDVEQQIEIRTPWPLNVAPDAGSVANSALQFDFRRAREGRTLKLVYRLRTLRGYVSANESARLAADIEHIEDAGNFRLANQPLAFGALANPLGLGSLIFLGALLLSLPLLGFVTYKTWQARRTPPPAEPRLSITLPGSEPASPLRVADEPALAARVAGLRCECGGGYLLPASNAVRETVIFDGNRLLLVPLHCTACAQARDVYFDFSAPESAHYLAKVTEAPEQLG
- a CDS encoding RDD family protein → MKNSYHQADYRTSTRADKPRRPSPKVVPLPNAGAVQLATYNPQSRPRLWQRLGAELINRLTPLLIVCPVFAFPLLLVRGDEYILLFCLLGVGAWHLFCDGSPRLPSPGKWLFRLRVVSVFGHTCPVWRKALRRGGTACTQMFYCLILALGLPSGIVEQQAHALAHKLLYPFALLSYQPGMAALLMVLALLHDAVSLLFVALSSDGSRFGDWLAGTRVITKAGAEELRKPPQR